The sequence CGTCGTCATCGATCCGATCACGCAGTTGCGTTACGTCGAAGCGAACGACCACCAGTTCCGCAAGCGGATCCTCTCGTTTATGCGGTTTCTCAAGCAGGGGGAAGTGACGGTCATTACCACCGCGACGCGGTCACCGGAGCAGGAGTACGACACGGAGATCCGATCGCTCAGCGACGGGATCATCGAACTGGATCGGGGTGCGGACGGGCGCCGGGTTCAGGTCCCGAAACACCGCGCGCTCGGGCAGCGAGAGGGCGATCACGGCATGGAGATCCGCGACGACGGGATCGAGGTCTATCCGCAACTCGTGCCTGAGCGGACCGACCGGCAGTTCGAATCGCGCCTGCTCCGGTCTGGCATCGACGGACTCGACGACCTGATCGGTCGCGGCTTCGACCAACGGACCGTGACGTTCATCAGCGGGCCGACGGGCGCCGGAAAGACCTCTATCGGGACGCAGTTCCTGGCGAAGGCGGCCGAGGACGGACTCAAGTCGGCGATCTATCTCTTCGAGGAGGATGCCCGGACGTACGAACACCGCTCGGAATCCATCGGCATTCCCGTCTCGAGGCTCCGCGAGGAAGGAACGCTGTCGACGACCGAAATCGAACCGCGCGCGCTCTCGAGCGAGGAGTTCGCACACATGGTCAAACAGCAGATCGACCACCAGGAGACGGATATCGTGATGATCGACGGGATCGGCGGCTACATGGTCTCTATTCGCGGCGACGAGACGGAGTTGATCCGGGAACTTCACGGACTCACGCGGTACCTGAAGAGTCGCGGCGTGACGGTGT comes from Haloterrigena salifodinae and encodes:
- a CDS encoding gas vesicle protein GvpD — protein: MDSRVTSIRSGVDGLDELLCGGLVTGRMYLVQGKPGTGKTLLGMHFLEEGLRNDETVLFIHGEESREEILANGAAVGIDISEAAFLDLGPDSEFFTENYSYDLVNPSDIERERYTQDIHDAIREIDPDRVVIDPITQLRYVEANDHQFRKRILSFMRFLKQGEVTVITTATRSPEQEYDTEIRSLSDGIIELDRGADGRRVQVPKHRALGQREGDHGMEIRDDGIEVYPQLVPERTDRQFESRLLRSGIDGLDDLIGRGFDQRTVTFISGPTGAGKTSIGTQFLAKAAEDGLKSAIYLFEEDARTYEHRSESIGIPVSRLREEGTLSTTEIEPRALSSEEFAHMVKQQIDHQETDIVMIDGIGGYMVSIRGDETELIRELHGLTRYLKSRGVTVLITNEIAEITGISSATDSNLSYVADNIAFLSYVEMDGSLRKVVGVLKKRTGGFEHTLREFEIAEDGIRVGDPLTGLSGILQGTPRTDDPSDISRLDRS